The Vicingus serpentipes genome includes the window TGGAGGATAATCTCAGATAACCATATTTTATATGGATCAGTAGTGTTTCTCCAGGGTAAATCACGTTTATTTTCTTTATACCATTTAATTAATAAGCTGCTGAAGTCCATTAAAATTGTTAACTAGTCGATGTTTATATAAATTTTAGCTAAAATTAGAGAATGTTTTTTCTTGAATTGATTTAAACTTGTATATTTGCAGCCCTCAAAAAGATAATTAATTGAAATTTAAATAGTTAAAAAGATATTTTAAAATGACAAAGGCAGATATTGTTTCAAAGATTTCGGACAAAACAGGAATAGAAAAGCTAGCAGTACAAAGAACTGTAGAAGAATTTATGAAGGAAGTAAGAAAATCTTTAGAAAGTGGAGATAACGTATATTTAAGAGGATTTGGAAGTTTTGTAGTGAAGAAAAGAGCACAGAAAACAGGAAGAAACATTTCTAAAAATACAACAATTATAATACCAGAACATTTCATTCCATCATTTAAGCCTGCTAAATCTTTTGCAGAGAAAGTGAAAAAGAATGTGAAAGCTTAATACAAGCTTTATTGAAAAATAATAAGATATTAAAAATATAAAATAAAAATTATGCCAAGCGGAAAAAAAAGAAAGAGACATAAGATGTCAACTCACAAGCGTAAAAAAAGATTGAGAAAAAACAGACATAAGAAAAAGAAATAATTTTTCATAGTATTTATAGCTAGCGCCTTTGGCGTTGGCTATATTTAATCTTTTTAATTGCCGGTTACCTTTTAAGATATCCTTAAAAGGTTTTCTAGTATAAGTGTAAAAATACTTTAATGAGTGTAGAATTAATAATAGATTCTTCGCCTAAAGAGGTTGTTATTGCTATTCTTCGTGATAATAAGTTGTTAGAACTTCACAAAGAAAAAAACAATAATAGCTTTTCTGTGGGTGATATTTATTTAGCTAAGGTTAGAAAAATTATGCCTGGGTTAAATGCAACTTTCGTAAACGTTGGTTACGAAAGGGATGCCTTTTTACATTACTTGGATTTAGGACCGAAGTTTAATTCGTTTACTAAATATACTAGGGGTGTTGCAGGAGGATCATTAAATAGTTCTTCAATTGATTTTGAGTTCGAACCTGAAATAGAAAAGACTGGTAAGATTGAAAAAGTATTAAAAACTAATGATCAAATACTGGTTCAAATTGCAAAAGAACCAATATCTACAAAAGGCCCACGATTAAGTGCTGAAATATCATTAGCAGGCCGTTATTTAGTTTTAGTTCCATTTGCAAATAAAGTTTCTGTTTCCCAGAAATTAAAAGATGTAGATGAACGTGAGAGATTAATCCGTTTAATTAAAAGCATTAAACCTAAAGGTTTTGGAGTTATTGTTCGTACAGTAGCAAAAAATAAAAAAGTTGCTGATCTTCATGCAGATATGAATGATTTAGTAAGCCGATGGGAATTATGCTACAACGAACTGAAAAACGCTCATGCACCTAAAAAAGTTTTAGGAGAATTAGATAGAACATCCGCTTTACTTCGTGACTTATTAAATAAGGATTTTAATACTATTCATGTTAACGATAATACGGTTGCAAACGAATTACGTTCATTCTTAAAAACTATTGCTCCTGACAAAGAAAGCATAGTAAAGGATTATAATGGAAAAATGCCAATACTTGATAATTTTGGTGTTGAAAAACAAATTAAGTCTTTATTTGGTAAAAATGTCACACTAAAATCGGGTGTTTATTTAATAATAGAACATACTGAAGCTTTACATGTTATTGATGTAAATAGTGGGCAAAGAGGTAAGAAAAAAGATAGTACACAAGAACAAAATGCTTTAGAAGTTAATTTAGAAGCTGCAGAAGAAGTTGCCCGTCAATTAAGATTGCGAGATATGGGTGGTATTGTTGTTGTTGATTTTATTGATATGAAAGAAGCTGAAAATAGACAACTTTTATTTGACAAAATGAAAGAGTTTATGGAAGGTGATAGGGCAAAACATAATATTTTACCTCCATCAAAGTTTGGATTAGTTCAAATTACTCGTCAGCGTGTTCGTCCTGAAATGGATATAAAAACAGCTGAGAAATGCCCATGTTGTGGAGGAAACGGAGAAGTACATTCTACTATTTTATTAGTAGATGATATTGAGAGTAATTTGAAATACATTACTCAACAACAAAAAATTAAAAAGATTAGAATCAATACTCATCCATATGTTGAAGCTTACATTAATAAGTCTCAAGGCTTTTTTAAAGGCTCATTAAGAAAACAATGGGAAAAGAAGTTGAGTTGTTTAATAGATGTAGTTCCAACTACTGCTTATAGCCTTTTAGAGTATCGTTTTATGGATGAAAAAGGAGAAGAAATCCTTTTTTAGTTTTAAAAAATGAATTCCACAGACGCTTTAGGTGAAGCCTTAAAAGATGTTTATTTTAATTCTGCAGGAGAAGATATAATTGTAATATCGGACATTGCTGAAGATGATATTATACCTACAGACTATTTATTTAGAAATTACAAACAAATGCCTAAACTAGAGCGAAAAGCTTTAGATTTATGTTTTGGTGATGTTATTGATGTGGGAGCAGCAAGCGGAAGTCATAGTTTGTACTTGCAAGAAAAAGGGATAAAAGTTAAAGCAATTGATATTTCAATAGGAGCAATTGATGTGATGAAAGCAAGAAATATAGAAAATGCTGAATTGATTGATTTTTTTGAGTTGAAAGAAGAGAAATTCGACACAATATTATTGTTAATGAATGGGATAGGGATTGCTGGAACAATTGAGAAATTACCAGAATTCCTAAATCAATGTAAAAGCTTACTAAATCCTAAAGGTCAGGTATTATTAGATTCGTCAGACATAGCTTATATGTTTGAAGAGGAAGATGGTTCGAAATGGGTCGATGTAAACAAAAACTATCATGGTGAAGTTGTTTATCAAATGCAATATAAAAATACAATCACAGAAAAATTTAATTGGTTGTTTTTAGATTTTAATACCTTAAAAAATGAAGCAAAAAAACTTGGCTTAAAAACTGAAAAAGTAATAGCTGGTAGTCATTTTGATTTTTTAGCAAGGTTAACGCTTGAGTAATATTTCCTAATTTCGCATCGTGCAAACTCATAACCAAATATCAGACTCAATATGTGCCATAGCTACAGCTCCAGGAATTGGAGCAATAGCTGTTATTCGTTTGTCTGGTGCAGATGCTATAAATATTAGTAATAAAGTGTTTTTTGGTAAAGATATCACACAAGTTGAATCTCATACTGCACATTTTGGAACAATAAGAGACGGAGAAAAAATAGTTGACGAAGTATTGGTAACTGTTTTTAAAGGTAAAAAATCATTTACAGGAGAAAATTCGGTTGAAATCTCTACACATGGTTCTCCCTATATTCAACAACAAGTTTTACAACTTTTATTAAAAAACGGAGCAAAAGCTGCTGGTCCTGGAGAATTTACTTTAAGAGCTTTCTTAAACGGTAAAATGGATTTAAGTCAAGCAGAAGCTGTGGCTGATGTTATTGCTGCAAATTCAGAAAGTTCGCATGAATTGGCAATGAGCCAAATGCGAGGAGGTTTTAGTAATGAAATTCAAAAATTAAGAAACGAATTAATTCATTTTGCTTCGTTAATAGAATTAGAATTAGATTTTGGAGAAGAAGATGTAGAGTTTGCTGATAGAGATGATTTAAAAGAATTAGTATTAAAACTAAATAAAGCGTTAACACTTTTAATTAACTCTTTTGATTACGGAAACGTAATTAAAACTGGTGTTCCTGTTGCAATTGTTGGAGAACCTAATGTAGGAAAATCGACCTTGTTGAATGCTTTATTAAATGAAGAGCGTGCAATTGTTTCTGACATTGCAGGAACAACTAGAGATACCATTGAAGATGAAATTGTAATTAATGGAATTAGTTACCGATTTATTGACACTGCTGGAATTAGAGAAACCACTGACGAAATTGAAGGCTTAGGAATTAAAAAATCGTTTGAGAAAATTGATAGTGCTTCTATAATTTTATTGTTGGTTGATGCTTCTAGTATTTCTAAAGAGCAGCTAAAAAAAGATGTAAACAACATTGAAAATAGAATAGAAGGAAAGAATAAACGATTAATAGTTATTGCCAATAAAATTGATAAGAGTGATTTAACAACAATTGAAGCAAAATTTGAGGGAATAGAAAATGTGATTTTCACATCTGCAAAAGAACTGCAAAATATTGATAACATTAAAGAACAATTGTACCATTTTGTAAAGGATGGTGTATTACAAAATACAGATGTAATTGTTACCAATGCTCGTCATTTTGAAGCCTTATCTAAAGCAAACGAATCGCTTATAAAAGTATTAGAAGGGTTGGATGTGAACATTACTGGTGATTTCTTAGCAATGGATATTCGCCAAGCTTTACATCAATTGGGTGAAATTACTGGTGAGATTACTACCGATGATTTGCTTGATAATATTTTCTCTAAATTTTGTATCGGCAAATAACCTAAAACTCTTCCTCTTCAAATTCTAATTCAGCATCTTTTTCCCAAATTTCCATTTCACAAGGCTTGCAGTTAAATTTAAGCTTGTATTCATTTGGTCCATTTTTTAAGGTTAATGGTTCAATCACTTTTTCGCCCATGGTTTCTCGTTGAAAGCGAGGGCATTTACCCAATTCGTATTTCACACAATATTTGGTAACCATTACACGAGCCTTTCCCGGGTCCCATTGCAATTCAAATGCTTTTTCAATTTCGGTAACACCGTGGCGTTTGTAAAATTCTCTCGATAGTTTATTGGCTACATTGTAGGTAAAGTCTAATTCTTTAACAGGGTAGGGATGGTCTGTTTTTGTAATCTGAAATACTTCTACATGATACTCTTTAACTCTTGTTTCAACTAAATTTTCTAAAACTGTTCTTCTAATGTCGTTAATTTTAGAAATTGGTAAAAACCAATTTTCAGAAAACTCAATTTTAATGTCGTCAACAATAAATGGTGTGTTTCCCGTTTTTTTAAGGTTTTTCTCAATATTTGGTAACGTAGATTGTTCGTTCTTCGCTACTTCTTTTGCTATTTCAAGTGTTGATGTGCTTTTATGACCATCTTCGTCAATGGCAATTAATTCAAATCCATTAGCTGCTTCAGTAAACGATAATGTTACGCCAATTTTACGAATTGCACTGTCCTCACGTTCAACCAATTTGGTAAACTCTGCATCAGCATTACGGTAAATCATGGTGCCAACTTTTATTGACTTATAGTTATTTGGTATAACCAATCCATTAGCAACCGTATTTATTTGAACACCATCGGCCTCATTATTTTCATTTATAAAATAAAGACCATCGCCATTGTTTAGCTTGTCAGCATTTTCGATGATGTAACCTTTTTTGGTCAACTCAACTACTTTACCAATTACTTGTCCTTGTGATTTAGGGCTTTCCCATGAACCAATTTTTTTTGTTCGCTTATTTACAAAATAATCGGAATAACCACGGTTAAAGCTTTTATCCATCTCAGCTTCAAAATTATAAAAGGTTCTACCCGAAGAAGCTTTTTGAAATTCATCGTTATTTTCAAGAAAAGCATCCAGTTTTTTTCTTAAAAAAGAAACGTTGTTTTTTACATATACTAAGTCTTTTAAACGACCTTCAATTTTAAAAGAAGTAACACCAGCTTCAATAAGATTAGGTAGTTGATCGCTTAAGTCTAAATCTTTAATGGATAATAAATGGCTGTTTGAAATTAATGTTTTTCCAGTTCCATCAGTTAAGCTGTATGGTAAGCGACAGTTTTGTGCACAAGAGCCTCTGTTAGCACTTCGTTCGCCACCAGCTATACTCATGTAGCAATTCCCACTAAACGAAACGCACAAAGCACCAGAAACAAAAAATTCTAGTTCTACATCGGTAGCTTCATGTATTTCTTTAATCTGATCTAGGTTTAATTCACGAGCTAAAACCACTCGTTTCATTCCAGCATCAGCTAAAAACTTAACATGCTTTGGATCTCTATTGTTTGCTTGAGTACTTGCATGAATAACAATAGGAGGTAAGTCCATTTCCATGATTGCCATATCCTGAACAATTAATGCATCTACCTTTATGTTGTAAAGTTCATGAATTAACTTTTTACAAGCTTCTAATTCTTTATCGTATAAAATAGTGTTAATCACTACAAAAACTTGAGCTTTAAATAGGTGAGCATATTCAACTAATTCAGCAATATCTTCAACCGAATTGGTAGCATTTGTTCTAGCTCCAAATTGAGGAGCTCCAATATAAACTGCATCTGCACCAGCATTAATTGCGGCCATTCCTTGAAATAAGTTTTTTGCAGGAGCGAGTATTTCAACTTTCTTTTTCATACGTATTGCAAAAGTCATTATTTATTTCATGGAAATAAATAATTTAGTAATATTTCCACTATATTTTATATATTGCAGAAAAATATAGGGATTAAAGCTTCAATTTTATATATAATATTTATAGTCAGCCTTTTGTTTGTAGGGTGCATGCCATCTAGGGTGGTTAGACCTTTGCAAAAAAATCAAAAAACGGTAGATTTTCATTTAGGAGGGCCTTTAATTGGATTTGCAGGTAAAACAATACCAATGCCTCTTACTTCATTAAATTACGCTCAAGGCATTACAGATAAATTAACAGGCTTTGGAAGTATTCATACAACATCTTTATTGTTTGGAGTTTTACAAACAGATATTGGTGCTTGTTATGGATTATATTATAGTGATAGCTTAAGAATAGGATTAAGTGTTACTCCTGCTTTAAATATCGCAACAGACTTGAGAGAAAATAACTTTAAAGTTTGGCCTCAACTTGATGTTAATTTGTATTGGGAATTAAAACCTCAACTTAGTTTTATTTATGTTGGTATAGATAATTGGTTTGAATTTTCAGGAGTTAAAGCCCACGAAGAAACTCAAGAAAATAGATGGTTATATAGTCCTCAAATTGGGTTTAGATATGTAAGAAAAAAATGGAATTATAATATTGAATCAAAGTATTTGGTTCCTTATTTAAATAACACTCCTAATGTAGTTGATTACAAAGGAATAAATGGGAAAGGTGCGATAGGGATTTATCTAACGTTAACTCGTAAATTTTAACTATGAAATATAGGTTATTACTTATTATTATCGGTTTTACATTTTCTAGTTGTTTTAAATTAGATGATAATTTTTTCAATTCAGATAATAGTATTGATGAGTATAAATTAGATGCTTATAATGGTGAGCAAGATTTTGTTTTAGATAATAGTTTTAATATTTCTAATAATTATATTAATATTTTCACTTTAAATTCTTTAGCACCTTCAGAAACATCTCCAACAAATATTTATGCTCTTTATATTGGTGATTTAAATACAATAAATACAGATACTGTAATTATGTATTGCCATGGTAATAAATGGCATATGGATTTTTATTGGCAAAGAGCAAAATTATTAGCTCATACTGGTGGAAAAAACAATTATGGAGTTTTAATGATTGATTATAGAGGTTATGGATTAAGTGATGGTAAATCTTCAGAAGCAAGTTTATATGCAGATATTGATGCTGGCTTACAATGGTTAAAAGGGAAAGGATTAACTAATGATAGATTAATAATGTATGGTTTTAGTATGGGGACTGGTCCTGCAACTCAATTAACTGCAAACCCTAGGTCATTAACTCCTTCAAAATTAATTTTAGAAGCTCCATACGCATCAATAGAAGTAATGGTGCAAGATGCAAGTGTCTTGAATCTTCCAGGTTCTTTCGTTACTTCGCTAGAAATTGAAAATGCCGAAGAAATAAAAAAAGTTAATCAACCATTAATGTGGGTGCATGGGACAAATGACCTGTTTTTGAATATAGAAACTCATGGTCAGGTTGTTTATAATAATTATAATGGAATCTATAAAGAAGCTCATAAAATACAAGGAGCTGACCATGGTGAAATTCAAATATATATGGGGTATAGTAACTATTTATCTAAATTAAATAGCTTTATAAAATTGTAAGTTAATTAGACTTTGATTTTTCTAAAATTTCTTTTAGACGTTGTTTGGTTGTTTCTTTCTCCAGTTTTTTCTTGTTTTTCTTTCGGTCCATTAATTTGGAGTGTTTAGCCTTATTCTTTGTGTTTTTTTCTTTTTTAGACATAGCTTAAACTTTACCGCTTAATATATTATAAACTAATTCTTTTGTAAGCTTATGGTTAGCTGCTTTTGTTCTAACTTCATCAAAAGTAAATCTGAAATTACATCCTGTTTTGTAAGCACTACAACCATAGGCTGTTTTACCTTTTATTATTTCTCCTTTTTTACATTTTGGACAAACTAATGTGTCTGTTTTGGGTTTGATTGTTTTTGAAGCTTTTTGAGTGAGTTGATATTCAAAATTGTCATTAAAGCTTAATATACCATCAATCTGTCCAGTTTTAGTTTTAAATCCTTTTATTGTAGTTGTACTCCCTTTTTGTAAAAGCCTAATAATTTGTTTTTCGGTTAATTTTTTATCTTTAAAATTGAATGGTAACAATAGATTGCAGCCATTTTTATAATTACTACATCCGTAAGCTTTTTTACCTTTTAAAATTGATCCTTCTTTACATTTAGGACATTTTTCGTTGGTTATTCTGCCTTTCTTAGATGATTTTGTTTTCTTCTCTGCTACATGGTTTACATGAGAAATTTGAGCACTATCTCTTTCCATTCTTACCTCATAAACTAATTCATCAACCATTTGTTTCATGTTTTTGATGAATGTGCCTGCATTGTAATTGCCTTTTTCAATTTCCTGCAATTGCTTTTCCCAAGTACCAGTTAATTCAGCTGATGTCAATAGTTTATTTTGAATAATATCTATCAGCTGTATTCCTGTTGATGTAGGAACTAACTGTTTTTTATTTCTTACAATGTATTTACGCCTAAATAAAGTCTCAATAATGTTTGCACGAGTAGAAGGTCTCCCAATACCATTATCTTTCATTAAATCACGTAGTTCCTCATCATCAACCTGCTTACCAGCTGTTTCCATTGCTCGAAGCAAAGTTGCTTCAGTAAACATGTTAGGTGGTTTGGTTTCTTTTTCTAAAAATGTAGGCTGATGAGGCCCTTTTTCACCTTTGGTAAAGATAGGTAGTAAATCTGGTTCTTTATCTTCATCGCTATTAGAAGTTTCAAAAACTACTCGCCATCCTTTAGCTGTTATTTCTTTGCCTGTTGTTTTAAAAGTTACTTCGTCTGCTTTTCCAATTACAGCAGTATTACTTACTGAGCAATCTTCGTAAAAGACTGCTATAAAACGTCTTACAATTGTATCGTAAACCTTTGCTTCATGTTGATTCATATGGTTTTGAACACCAGTTGGAATAATTGCATGGTGGTCAGTAACCTTTTTATCATTAAAAACTTTAGTTGATTTTCGTATTTTTTTACCCAATAATGGTTGAGTAAGTTGTTGGTAATTAGTTAATTTTTCTAAAATTCCATGAACTTTTTGATAAACATCATTTGGTAAAAAGGTAGTATCTACTCTTGGGTAAGTAACCACTTTTTGCTCATATAGTTTTTGAACTGTTTTAAGGGTTTCATCAGCGGAATAACCAAATCTAGTATTACAATAAACTTGAAGACCTGTTAAATCAAATAATTTTGGTGCATATTCGCTTCCTTTCTTTTTTTCTACAGATACAATTTCAAAATCGCTTGCTTTTACTTTGTTTGCTAGTTTTTCTCCATCTGTTTTGTTGGTAAATCGTCCTTCTTCACAGTTAAACAATGTATCTCTGTAAAGGGTTTGTAATTCCCAGAAGGGAGTAGGTTTAAAGTTTTCTATTTCCTTAAACCGGTTTACCACCATTGCAAGCGTAGGTGTTTGAACACGGCCAACAGATAAAACTTGCTTATACCCACCATGTTTTAAAGTGTAAAGTCTGGTGGCATTCATGCCTAACAACCAATCGCCTATTGATCTTGAAAAACCGGCATAATATAAATTATCATATTTCTCTGAGGGTTTTAAATTTTCAAAGCCTTCTTTTATAGCTTCAGTTGTAAGTGAAGATATCCATAATCGTTGAACCTTACCTTTATATCCAGCTTGGTCTATTACCCAGCGTTGTATTAATTCTCCTTCTTGACCAGCATCCCCACAATTGATAACTAATTCTGCTTTATCGAATAAACTTTTTACAATTTTAAACTGTTTTTGAATGCCTGAATTTTTAACAACTTTTGTTTTAAACTTATCGGGTAACATGGGTAAGTTGTTCAGGTTCCAACTTTTCCACTCAGGTCTATAATCGTTAGGTTCTAAAAGTGTGCATAAATGACCAAAAGTATAAGTTACGGCATATCCATTCCCTTCGTAATAACCATCCCTTTTAGTATTGGCACCTAAAACACTAGCAATTTCTCGTGCAACACTTGGTTTTTCGGCAATACAAACTTTCATTTAGCTCTTTTAATTCTTTTTAATGCAAAATACAGATTAACCTCAGTATTTTAAGTACTAAAACAGCTTCATTTTAAACTAAATTTTAACAAGGTTTGTTAATAACAAAATTTAAATTCCTATGTCCACATAAATGGGATTATGGTCTGACAATCGAGTGTTATTAATTTGAGGTTTTTCTATGGTTTGAGCGTTAATTGATTTAGCGCCCTTACCAGCCAACCAGTCAATTTTTAATGGAACACAACCATTCCATGGTTTTAATCTTCTTTCTAACTCTTTAACTAAAAAATTAGGAATAAACTTAGCTGTTTTCTCATTGGTTAGCATATCATTCATATCGAAATACAATGTGCCTTTAGTTCTGTCATTGTAGGTATTATAATCAAATCCTTTTTCAGTTAAAAGATTAAATAAAGGCTTCTCAAATTTTAGTTCTGGAGTCATGTAATGCTGTATAGCTCCAGCAAAACCAATAGTTACTAACTTACTAAAAGACTGAGTAATGATTTCCCACTTTCTTCTTAAGTTAAATGTGCCACAATTCCAATCTCCTCCTACAATTTGAATATCACTTTTTGGTAATGCGCTTATTATTGCTCCCAACTGCTTTGCTCTGTCTTGTGCAGTTGAACTTAAATCAATATGAATTGCTCCGAAACTTATCGTCTTATTGTTTACTTCAATTTGAGCTACTAATCCTTTTTTACAACCTAAGCGTTTTTCAGAACTATGAAACACTTCTTTTACTGGAGGAACTTCAATTCCTTCGGCAAATTGTATAGGATATTTTGATAAAATAGCTGTTCCGTGAAGAGCTAATGTGTTTTGGTCGGAATGTTCCGTTTCTCCAATGGCACCTTTTCCTAAAACTAAATAAGAAGGGGAGAAGCAATAATTCATCTGTAAAGCTTCAGCAAGTTCTTTCGCAACATTTCTATTTTTGGTTCGGCCCATACCGTTATCGGTTTCTATTACTAAAATCACATCTGCTTTGGTAAGTTCCTTTTCTGTCTTAAAATAATCAATAAGATAATCCAACTGTTTGCCTCGTTCAATGTTCCATGAAACAATACGTAATATTTCCTTATTGGGAAATGTTTTAGAGAGCGTATTATCCCATTCTAAACCATTAATTACCTCATTTAATTCTTGATGATGAGATGAATAAAAAGGGGAGTTAAGAAATGTTTTTTTCTTAGAGAATGATTTAATTTCGTTGTAATAAACGTTTAGATTATGATTGATATAATGTTTATCGCTTGTGAGTTCCATTCTATCTAACTCTTATACGTTCACCTATTTGTAATATTTTTGTTCGACGAATACCATTTAATCGGCATAAGGTAGAGATAGAAGTTCCATATTTAGCGGCAATATGTCCTAAGGTATTACCACTTCTTACTTTGTGGTATTTAATTGCATTAAGCAGTTTTAATTCATCTCGATAAGCAAAACTACATTCAGATATTGCTAAGGTATCGTTGTGCGTGGTAAAATCTTCAAAAGCAATAATATCTCTTGGGTCTAATGCTTCATCAAAATAGCGAACCTCAAAGTGTAGGTGGCTCCCATAACTTCTACCGGTATTTCCTCCTAAACCGATTACTGTTCCAGTAGTAATGTTAGAATCTATATCTACTAATCGTTTTGAAAGATGAGCATAAATAGTTTCTAAACCATTATTATGGCGAACTACAACCACATTTCCATATGTTTTACTATAGGTTGATATTCTTACTTTCCCACCAAAAGCAGACTGAACTGTATCTCCAGTATTTAAATCAATGTCAATTCCGTAATGGTATCGCCAACGCCTTTTTCCAAATTCTGAGGTAACATTTCCTTTAACTGGAGGAGTAAAATAATCATTACTATCATTTAATAAAACCATTAAAGTATCTTCAACTTTTGAGAAATCAAACTTTCTAAAATGGATATCATTTGTAATCCAATCGTAATGAGAAACCGTATCGTTTAGAGTATTGTTTATTGAATCAACAAACCAGTCAAAACGATTCACAAGTTGAATTTCGTTTTTAGTTGTATTTACTTTCTTCTTTGCAGATGTAATCTCTTCAGTTGAAGAAGAATCTGAG containing:
- a CDS encoding HU family DNA-binding protein, giving the protein MTKADIVSKISDKTGIEKLAVQRTVEEFMKEVRKSLESGDNVYLRGFGSFVVKKRAQKTGRNISKNTTIIIPEHFIPSFKPAKSFAEKVKKNVKA
- a CDS encoding Rne/Rng family ribonuclease, coding for MSVELIIDSSPKEVVIAILRDNKLLELHKEKNNNSFSVGDIYLAKVRKIMPGLNATFVNVGYERDAFLHYLDLGPKFNSFTKYTRGVAGGSLNSSSIDFEFEPEIEKTGKIEKVLKTNDQILVQIAKEPISTKGPRLSAEISLAGRYLVLVPFANKVSVSQKLKDVDERERLIRLIKSIKPKGFGVIVRTVAKNKKVADLHADMNDLVSRWELCYNELKNAHAPKKVLGELDRTSALLRDLLNKDFNTIHVNDNTVANELRSFLKTIAPDKESIVKDYNGKMPILDNFGVEKQIKSLFGKNVTLKSGVYLIIEHTEALHVIDVNSGQRGKKKDSTQEQNALEVNLEAAEEVARQLRLRDMGGIVVVDFIDMKEAENRQLLFDKMKEFMEGDRAKHNILPPSKFGLVQITRQRVRPEMDIKTAEKCPCCGGNGEVHSTILLVDDIESNLKYITQQQKIKKIRINTHPYVEAYINKSQGFFKGSLRKQWEKKLSCLIDVVPTTAYSLLEYRFMDEKGEEILF
- a CDS encoding class I SAM-dependent methyltransferase; the encoded protein is MNSTDALGEALKDVYFNSAGEDIIVISDIAEDDIIPTDYLFRNYKQMPKLERKALDLCFGDVIDVGAASGSHSLYLQEKGIKVKAIDISIGAIDVMKARNIENAELIDFFELKEEKFDTILLLMNGIGIAGTIEKLPEFLNQCKSLLNPKGQVLLDSSDIAYMFEEEDGSKWVDVNKNYHGEVVYQMQYKNTITEKFNWLFLDFNTLKNEAKKLGLKTEKVIAGSHFDFLARLTLE
- the mnmE gene encoding tRNA uridine-5-carboxymethylaminomethyl(34) synthesis GTPase MnmE produces the protein MQTHNQISDSICAIATAPGIGAIAVIRLSGADAINISNKVFFGKDITQVESHTAHFGTIRDGEKIVDEVLVTVFKGKKSFTGENSVEISTHGSPYIQQQVLQLLLKNGAKAAGPGEFTLRAFLNGKMDLSQAEAVADVIAANSESSHELAMSQMRGGFSNEIQKLRNELIHFASLIELELDFGEEDVEFADRDDLKELVLKLNKALTLLINSFDYGNVIKTGVPVAIVGEPNVGKSTLLNALLNEERAIVSDIAGTTRDTIEDEIVINGISYRFIDTAGIRETTDEIEGLGIKKSFEKIDSASIILLLVDASSISKEQLKKDVNNIENRIEGKNKRLIVIANKIDKSDLTTIEAKFEGIENVIFTSAKELQNIDNIKEQLYHFVKDGVLQNTDVIVTNARHFEALSKANESLIKVLEGLDVNITGDFLAMDIRQALHQLGEITGEITTDDLLDNIFSKFCIGK
- a CDS encoding peptidase U32 family protein — its product is MKKKVEILAPAKNLFQGMAAINAGADAVYIGAPQFGARTNATNSVEDIAELVEYAHLFKAQVFVVINTILYDKELEACKKLIHELYNIKVDALIVQDMAIMEMDLPPIVIHASTQANNRDPKHVKFLADAGMKRVVLARELNLDQIKEIHEATDVELEFFVSGALCVSFSGNCYMSIAGGERSANRGSCAQNCRLPYSLTDGTGKTLISNSHLLSIKDLDLSDQLPNLIEAGVTSFKIEGRLKDLVYVKNNVSFLRKKLDAFLENNDEFQKASSGRTFYNFEAEMDKSFNRGYSDYFVNKRTKKIGSWESPKSQGQVIGKVVELTKKGYIIENADKLNNGDGLYFINENNEADGVQINTVANGLVIPNNYKSIKVGTMIYRNADAEFTKLVEREDSAIRKIGVTLSFTEAANGFELIAIDEDGHKSTSTLEIAKEVAKNEQSTLPNIEKNLKKTGNTPFIVDDIKIEFSENWFLPISKINDIRRTVLENLVETRVKEYHVEVFQITKTDHPYPVKELDFTYNVANKLSREFYKRHGVTEIEKAFELQWDPGKARVMVTKYCVKYELGKCPRFQRETMGEKVIEPLTLKNGPNEYKLKFNCKPCEMEIWEKDAELEFEEEEF
- a CDS encoding alpha/beta hydrolase; the encoded protein is MKYRLLLIIIGFTFSSCFKLDDNFFNSDNSIDEYKLDAYNGEQDFVLDNSFNISNNYINIFTLNSLAPSETSPTNIYALYIGDLNTINTDTVIMYCHGNKWHMDFYWQRAKLLAHTGGKNNYGVLMIDYRGYGLSDGKSSEASLYADIDAGLQWLKGKGLTNDRLIMYGFSMGTGPATQLTANPRSLTPSKLILEAPYASIEVMVQDASVLNLPGSFVTSLEIENAEEIKKVNQPLMWVHGTNDLFLNIETHGQVVYNNYNGIYKEAHKIQGADHGEIQIYMGYSNYLSKLNSFIKL
- a CDS encoding type IA DNA topoisomerase, producing the protein MKVCIAEKPSVAREIASVLGANTKRDGYYEGNGYAVTYTFGHLCTLLEPNDYRPEWKSWNLNNLPMLPDKFKTKVVKNSGIQKQFKIVKSLFDKAELVINCGDAGQEGELIQRWVIDQAGYKGKVQRLWISSLTTEAIKEGFENLKPSEKYDNLYYAGFSRSIGDWLLGMNATRLYTLKHGGYKQVLSVGRVQTPTLAMVVNRFKEIENFKPTPFWELQTLYRDTLFNCEEGRFTNKTDGEKLANKVKASDFEIVSVEKKKGSEYAPKLFDLTGLQVYCNTRFGYSADETLKTVQKLYEQKVVTYPRVDTTFLPNDVYQKVHGILEKLTNYQQLTQPLLGKKIRKSTKVFNDKKVTDHHAIIPTGVQNHMNQHEAKVYDTIVRRFIAVFYEDCSVSNTAVIGKADEVTFKTTGKEITAKGWRVVFETSNSDEDKEPDLLPIFTKGEKGPHQPTFLEKETKPPNMFTEATLLRAMETAGKQVDDEELRDLMKDNGIGRPSTRANIIETLFRRKYIVRNKKQLVPTSTGIQLIDIIQNKLLTSAELTGTWEKQLQEIEKGNYNAGTFIKNMKQMVDELVYEVRMERDSAQISHVNHVAEKKTKSSKKGRITNEKCPKCKEGSILKGKKAYGCSNYKNGCNLLLPFNFKDKKLTEKQIIRLLQKGSTTTIKGFKTKTGQIDGILSFNDNFEYQLTQKASKTIKPKTDTLVCPKCKKGEIIKGKTAYGCSAYKTGCNFRFTFDEVRTKAANHKLTKELVYNILSGKV